The Candidatus Hydrogenedens sp. genome contains the following window.
GTCCTATAAGAATTTGTAAGTTTATTCTTTCTTTGTTATTATTTTTGCAATATAAAACTTTCCTTAACCAATGAAGGGTCGTTTTAATGCTTACTCATTTTACTTTTCTTGATGCAGGTATCGTAAGTCTTTATCTCCTATTAACGATTATCGCAGGATTGGCTGTTCGAAAATATGTGGGGAAGGTAGAACACTATCTTGTAGCAGGGCGTGAAATGAATCTCTATTTAGGTATTGCATCGTTAGCGGCGACAGAGTTCGGCATTGTTACCTGCATGTATACAGCCCAAAATGGTTTCAAAATGGGTTTTGCTGGGTCCACACCAGGTATACTTCAAACTATCGCCATGCTTGTTGTTGGCATTACAGGTTTTTGTATCAAACCTTTGCGCGACGCCGGTGTAATGACCATCCCTGAACTATTTGAAAAACGATTTGGTCCCACAATTCGATGGTTAGCAGGAGTGGTTATTGTTCTTGGTGGATTATTGAATATGGGTGTATTTTTACGAACAGGCGGTGAGTTTTTATTACTAACCGCAGGATTTGACCCACAAGCCTTTGCCCAATCCTATCATCTTGAAATAATGATGACAATTCTGCTCGTCATTGTAGCACTCTATACTGTCCTTGGAGGAATGCTTTCCGTCCTTGTAACCGACTTTTTACAATTTATCATAATGAGTTTAAGTATGCTGGTAATTACTGTTTTAATCTTTGTAAAAATTGGCTGGACGCCTTTAGTAGAAGCCGTGCAAAAGCATCACGGTGCTGCCGGGTTTAATCCTTTCTTAATGGAACGAGGATGGGAGTTTGTCTTGTTTAATCTCTGTTTGCAGTTTGCTGTTGTATTGACATGGCAGGCAGTTATTCAGCGAATTCTTTCGGCAAAAAGTACCAAAACAGGCAAGCAAATTTACATGCATACAAGTTTCTTCTTTACAGCACGATTTCTTATTCCTGGATTATGGGGAATTGCTGCATTAGCCACTTTAACCCCAGAACAAATTGGAGGGAATACACTTTATGCTATGCCAAAGTTTTTAAGCACTTTCTTGCCGACAGGTCTTATAGGGATTTTGATAGCAGGAATGCTTGCAGCGGACATGTCTACGGATTCTGCTTATATGCTTACATGGGGTGGTGTTATTTACAATGATATTCTGG
Protein-coding sequences here:
- a CDS encoding sodium:solute symporter family protein; amino-acid sequence: MLTHFTFLDAGIVSLYLLLTIIAGLAVRKYVGKVEHYLVAGREMNLYLGIASLAATEFGIVTCMYTAQNGFKMGFAGSTPGILQTIAMLVVGITGFCIKPLRDAGVMTIPELFEKRFGPTIRWLAGVVIVLGGLLNMGVFLRTGGEFLLLTAGFDPQAFAQSYHLEIMMTILLVIVALYTVLGGMLSVLVTDFLQFIIMSLSMLVITVLIFVKIGWTPLVEAVQKHHGAAGFNPFLMERGWEFVLFNLCLQFAVVLTWQAVIQRILSAKSTKTGKQIYMHTSFFFTARFLIPGLWGIAALATLTPEQIGGNTLYAMPKFLSTFLPTGLIGILIAGMLAADMSTDSAYMLTWGGVIYNDILAPFRRNKQWSEKKGVLINRFIVGCIGMFLLFYGLWYPLKGNLWDYLGVTGTIYLSSMSVLLIACCYWKDANNWGAMGSIILGALFPIGFLVLQQLPATAEWAQHVGPYKSGIASYLASGTAMIIGSLLKKFLVKKKEPSY